The sequence GGGCCGCACATGCCCAGGCAGTGACCAAAACTGCCTAAAAATCCGACGCTAGCAATGAGTAGTAGATCTAGCATGCTCGAGGTAAGGGGCACAGGCAGATTTTTTGAGAGTAACACTCCGCCTTGCCTGGTGTCTGTTGACCCCCTGTCTGTTGACGTAATCCCAAGTCTGGGGTGGTGGATAAACGCGCCGCGATCGCTCAAACCGTGCGGTCTGCCCTCAGGCTGGCCTGGCCGTGGGGGCATAAATTGAAAACCACACAGCGATCGCAGGCTGGATGTTTATAAAAGCAGCACCGTTGCCCGTGTAGCATCATCACTTCATGGTGGTCGTAGACTTGCTGGGCGTTCCACTCCTCGGGCAAGAGCGCTTCGAGGACTGCGTGGGATGGCCCCACCGCCAAGCTTTTAGCAATTAGCCCCAGCCGCTGGGCGACCCGGTGATGGTGGCTATCGACCGGCAGCGCCCGCCCCCGCAGCCGACTAAAGCACAGCACTGCCGCGCTGGTTTTTGGTCCTACGCCGGGCAGGGTTTCTAGCCAGGCGCGGGCCTGGGGCACGGGCATTGTTTGCAGAAAGTCGAGGGACCATTCGCCGTTGGTTGCCTCCCCAATTAGTTTCAGCACTTGCTGAAGGCGGGGTGCTTTTTGCTCGGGCCAGGTGCAGGGTGCGATCGCTGCCTCAACCGCTGCCGTGGGTGCATCGCGCACGGCGGCCCAGGTAGGAAACTGAGCCACGAGCTGCTTAAAGGCGCGCCCCGAATCGCGGTTTTTGGTGCGGTGAGACAGCAGCGATGACACTAGCTCGCTCAGCGGGTCGAGCGTATGAAAATAGGGTATCGGACAGCCATATTCGGCACAGAGACGATCGTGAATGGCGATCGCTTTGTGCT is a genomic window of Nodosilinea sp. E11 containing:
- a CDS encoding Fe-S cluster assembly protein HesB, with the protein product MSADLQHKAIAIHDRLCAEYGCPIPYFHTLDPLSELVSSLLSHRTKNRDSGRAFKQLVAQFPTWAAVRDAPTAAVEAAIAPCTWPEQKAPRLQQVLKLIGEATNGEWSLDFLQTMPVPQARAWLETLPGVGPKTSAAVLCFSRLRGRALPVDSHHHRVAQRLGLIAKSLAVGPSHAVLEALLPEEWNAQQVYDHHEVMMLHGQRCCFYKHPACDRCVVFNLCPHGQASLRADRTV